The Desulfovibrio inopinatus DSM 10711 genome includes a region encoding these proteins:
- a CDS encoding efflux RND transporter permease subunit, protein MADHAEDPRGFIAGIVRAFLEPRLSIVFLLLALGLGTSALILTPREEEPQIVVPLADVVVSAPGANAAEVERLVVTPLERLLWQIDGVEYVYSAARPDAAVVTVRFKVGENREDSILKVHNAIMMHLDIVPPIVSNWFVKPVEIDDVPIVAFTLSSTRYSGFELRRMAEELYARLSETEDISRLYLIGGQSREVRVEIDPDRLTGYGLTVAAVIDAVESADMAVRAGNAFVDNASLSVVANSFLASADEVGDIVVGVNDSRPIHLSDIAEIIDGPAEPTTYSRVGISNRLAAAIQADHPGPASAVTLALAKKKGTNAVTVADTILARLHDFQSSVLPDDVDVTVIRNQGQTAQAKVTELLASLAFALVTVIALLAVTMGWREALVVAVAVPVSFSLALFVNMLFGYTINRVTLFALILSLGLVVDDPIINVDNIQRHILAGRLPPRRATQYAVAEVLPPVIMSTLTIIVSFLPLFFISGMMGPYMAPMAANVPLTVSFSTVCALTIVPWLACTLLKGKAPKPGTASEATDVFKEPAFIGAVYRRITGPFLESRFLRYGLVVLVLLLLAGSALLAVTRQVPLKMLPFDNKNEFQIVIDMPEGTTLETTNRVVSAFETYLQTVPEVENYASYVGTSSPMDFNGMVRQYYFRKAPHQADIRVNLVEKDRRTMQSHGIVLRLRRDLEGIAKKYGAALKLVESPPGPPVVSTIVAEVYGAPDTPLELLEAAAVRVRGIFQNEPFVVDVDDSMQAPTERIDFLLDREKAALHGVDAKDITAALKMAVGGEIPATVHERDERVPLSVKVILPLSKRTSAADISRLPINTDDGQIVPLAELGKFSKHAEDQPILHKNMRRVVYVFGEMAGRAPGEAILDMQATLAADPLPDDIRVEWAGEGEWKITLDVFRDLGIAFGAAMGGIYILLVIETASFFMPLLLMTAIPLTLIGILPGFWLLNLFFAGSIDGFADPIFFTATSMIGMIALGGIVIRNSLVLINFVDDAMAHGLALKEAVLRSGAIRLRPIVLTALTTALGAWPITLDPIFSGLAWALIFGLVASTLFSLVIIPVAYYGLRK, encoded by the coding sequence ATGGCCGATCATGCCGAAGACCCTCGCGGGTTTATTGCCGGTATTGTCCGAGCGTTTTTAGAACCGCGTCTCTCCATTGTTTTTTTACTGCTGGCGCTGGGGCTTGGCACGTCGGCTCTTATCTTGACGCCGCGAGAGGAAGAACCTCAAATCGTCGTACCGTTGGCCGATGTCGTGGTGAGTGCTCCCGGAGCGAATGCGGCAGAAGTCGAGCGACTTGTTGTCACTCCGCTGGAACGCCTGCTGTGGCAAATTGATGGTGTCGAATACGTATACAGCGCGGCACGCCCTGATGCGGCTGTCGTCACCGTACGCTTCAAAGTCGGTGAAAATCGCGAGGATTCCATCCTCAAGGTGCACAATGCCATTATGATGCATCTCGACATTGTGCCACCTATTGTTTCCAATTGGTTCGTCAAACCGGTTGAGATTGATGACGTGCCTATTGTGGCATTTACCCTTTCCTCGACGCGCTATAGCGGCTTCGAGCTGCGTCGTATGGCAGAAGAACTGTATGCACGCTTGAGTGAAACCGAAGATATTTCCCGGCTCTATCTGATTGGAGGGCAATCGCGAGAAGTGCGTGTCGAAATCGATCCGGATCGTTTGACTGGATATGGATTGACCGTCGCTGCGGTTATTGATGCCGTCGAAAGCGCGGACATGGCCGTTCGTGCCGGGAATGCCTTTGTTGACAATGCAAGTTTATCGGTCGTTGCCAATTCCTTTTTAGCGTCGGCGGACGAAGTTGGAGACATCGTTGTCGGGGTGAACGACAGTCGTCCTATACATCTTTCCGATATTGCAGAAATCATAGACGGACCAGCCGAACCGACGACGTATAGTCGTGTAGGAATATCCAATCGTCTTGCCGCTGCTATTCAAGCCGACCATCCTGGCCCGGCATCGGCGGTCACACTCGCTTTGGCCAAAAAGAAAGGGACCAATGCCGTCACCGTCGCCGATACGATTCTTGCCCGATTGCACGATTTTCAATCGAGCGTTTTGCCGGATGATGTTGATGTGACGGTGATTCGCAACCAGGGACAGACAGCACAAGCCAAAGTGACAGAACTATTGGCTTCGCTCGCGTTCGCCCTGGTGACGGTGATCGCGCTTCTTGCTGTGACCATGGGGTGGCGTGAAGCTCTTGTTGTTGCTGTGGCGGTTCCCGTCAGCTTTTCCTTGGCGCTGTTTGTGAATATGCTTTTTGGCTACACCATAAACCGCGTGACCCTGTTCGCGCTTATCCTCTCGCTCGGCTTGGTGGTGGACGACCCCATTATCAATGTCGACAATATTCAGCGTCATATTTTGGCTGGCCGCCTTCCGCCTCGTCGCGCGACACAATATGCCGTGGCCGAAGTGCTGCCTCCGGTTATAATGTCGACATTGACGATCATCGTGTCGTTTCTGCCTCTTTTTTTCATTAGCGGCATGATGGGGCCATATATGGCACCGATGGCGGCAAACGTTCCGTTGACGGTCAGTTTTTCCACCGTGTGCGCGTTGACGATTGTTCCGTGGTTGGCGTGTACTTTACTGAAGGGCAAAGCCCCGAAACCGGGCACGGCTTCCGAAGCGACCGATGTTTTCAAGGAGCCGGCATTCATTGGGGCCGTCTATCGTCGAATTACCGGCCCTTTTCTTGAGTCTCGGTTCCTTCGTTACGGCCTCGTTGTATTGGTGCTGCTTCTCCTGGCTGGCTCGGCTTTGCTGGCGGTGACTCGTCAAGTCCCTCTGAAAATGCTGCCGTTCGACAATAAAAACGAGTTTCAAATTGTCATCGACATGCCTGAAGGCACAACGCTCGAAACCACCAATAGAGTTGTTTCCGCCTTTGAAACATACCTTCAGACCGTTCCGGAAGTCGAAAATTATGCTTCCTACGTGGGAACATCGTCGCCAATGGATTTTAACGGTATGGTGCGACAGTATTATTTCCGCAAAGCACCGCATCAAGCCGATATTCGGGTCAATTTGGTTGAGAAAGATCGTCGTACCATGCAGTCGCACGGTATTGTGTTGCGGCTTCGACGCGACCTCGAAGGGATAGCCAAGAAGTATGGAGCCGCACTCAAACTTGTTGAATCCCCCCCCGGACCCCCTGTTGTGTCGACCATTGTTGCCGAAGTATACGGCGCACCGGATACTCCGCTCGAACTTTTAGAGGCCGCGGCCGTCAGAGTACGGGGGATATTCCAAAACGAACCGTTTGTTGTCGATGTTGATGATTCGATGCAGGCGCCAACGGAGCGTATTGATTTTCTCCTTGATCGTGAAAAAGCGGCACTTCATGGTGTTGATGCAAAAGATATTACTGCGGCGCTCAAGATGGCTGTGGGAGGAGAAATTCCTGCAACGGTCCATGAACGCGATGAGCGTGTACCGTTGTCTGTCAAAGTGATTCTCCCGTTGTCAAAGCGCACATCGGCTGCAGATATCTCTCGTCTTCCCATCAACACGGATGATGGTCAGATTGTTCCTCTCGCCGAATTGGGAAAGTTTTCCAAACATGCAGAAGACCAGCCCATCTTGCATAAAAATATGCGAAGAGTGGTCTATGTATTCGGTGAAATGGCCGGTCGGGCTCCTGGTGAGGCCATTCTTGATATGCAGGCCACGCTTGCGGCGGATCCTCTTCCGGACGATATACGTGTTGAATGGGCTGGTGAAGGCGAATGGAAGATAACACTTGATGTGTTTCGCGATCTTGGGATTGCTTTTGGCGCAGCAATGGGAGGAATTTATATTCTCCTCGTGATCGAAACGGCATCGTTTTTCATGCCGTTGTTGCTCATGACAGCTATTCCGCTGACCCTCATCGGGATTCTTCCTGGATTTTGGTTGCTGAATCTCTTTTTTGCCGGTTCCATCGATGGGTTTGCCGACCCCATTTTTTTTACGGCAACAAGCATGATCGGTATGATTGCTTTAGGTGGAATCGTCATCAGAAATTCGCTTGTGCTCATCAATTTCGTTGATGATGCCATGGCGCACGGTCTTGCGCTGAAGGAAGCTGTTCTTCGTAGCGGGGCGATTCGATTGCGGCCGATTGTGTTGACCGCCTTAACAACTGCCCTTGGGGCCTGGCCGATTACTCTTGACCCGATTTTTTCGGGATTGGCTTGGGCGTTGATTTTTGGCCTCGTCGCATCCACGCTGTTTTCTCTCGTCATTATTCCCGTTGCCTACTACGGATTACGGAAATAG